In the Suncus etruscus isolate mSunEtr1 chromosome 20, mSunEtr1.pri.cur, whole genome shotgun sequence genome, one interval contains:
- the BORCS6 gene encoding BLOC-1-related complex subunit 6, with amino-acid sequence MGSRRGAPPVEPVEGRSDGGDDEEAAVASEQAEQARPFSSRLQDSRSLDGLSGACGGASGPEGSPGGGGRRATISSPLELEGTVSRQGDLTHFVANNLQLKIRLSGGSPQPTLPPPPLPVVPARPHPASPTSATPPAIPAIDPDVLRDLERLSRDLGGRVDRLLRGLGGAVQELTALSVGCIQTYRDAVDSLGEAVDMSIKGMYTLLARCEELERALQPVQGLARQIRDIRRALEVLEALCK; translated from the exons ATGGGGAGCCGCCGGGGGGCGCCGCCTGTGGAGCCTGTTGAGGGGAGAAGCGACGGCGGCGACGACGAGGAGGCGGCCGTGGCGTCCGAGCAGGCGGAGCAGGCCCGGCCCTTCTCCAGCCGCCTGCAGGACAGCCGCAGCCTGGACGGGCTGAGCGGCGCGTGTGGAGGCGCCTCAGGGCCCGAGGGCAGCCCCGGGGGCGGCGGGCGGCGCGCCACCATCTCCAGCCCCTTGGAGCTCGAGGGCACCGTGAGCCGCCAAGGCGACCTGACGCACTTCGTGGCCAACAACCTGCAGCTCAAGATCCGACTCAGCGGGGGCTCGCCTCAGCCT ACTCTGCCTCCGCCTCCATTGCCCGTCGTCCCCGCGCGGCCTCACCCCGCGTCTCCCACCTCGGCCACCCCCCCGGCCATCCCCGCCATCGACCCCGACGTGCTGCGAGACCTGGAGCGACTGAGCCGAGACCTGGGCGGCCGCGTGGACCGGCTGCTGCGCGGCCTGGGCGGCGCGGTGCAGGAGCTGACGGCCCTGAGCGTGGGCTGCATCCAGACCTACCGCGACGCCGTGGACTCCCTGGGCGAGGCGGTGGACATGAGCATCAAGGGCATGTACACGCTGCTGGCGCGCTGCGAGGAGCTGGAGCGGGCCCTGCAGCCCGTGCAGGGGCTGGCCAGGCAGATCCGGGACATCCGACGCGCCCTGGAGGTGTTGGAAGCCCTGTGCAAGTGA